In the Anaerobaca lacustris genome, GACGTGGTGCTCATCGCCAATGCCGCCAAGTTCCATCCGCTCCAGGCCATGACGGCGGTTCAGGCGGGCAAGCACGTGTTCGTCGAGAAGCCCCACGGGATCGACCCGGCCGGCGTCAAGCTCATGGCCGCGGCGGCGAAGCTGGCCAAAGAGAAAGGCCTCTGCTTCGTTTCGGGCCTGCACAGCCGCTACGACACGCGCTACGCCGAGACAGTGCAGCGGATTCACGACGGTGCGATCGGCGAGGTGATCTCCATCGAGGAGAACTTCCTTCGCGGCCCGTACGGCATCATCGACCGCAAGCCGGGCCTGACGGAACTCCAGTGGCAGTGCAGCACGCAGTATCACTTCCGCTGGCTCTCCGGCGACGACGTGCCGCAGTCGCTCGTGCACAACCTCGATCGCTCCCGCTGGGTCCTGCGCGAGGAGAACCCCACCAAGTGCCACGGCCTGGGCGGACGGTCGTCGATGACCGAGCCGATCTATGGCGACGTGTTCGACCACCATTCGGTGATCTACGAGTTTGCCAGCGGCGTCCGCATTTACGCCTTCTGCCGCACGACGACCGGCTGCCACAACGACTCGTCCAGCGTCGTGCTGGGCAGCAAAGGCAAGGCCGACATCACGAACTACCGTATCTGGGGCGAGACGAACTGGCGATCGACGGCCCGCTGCAACCCCTATCAGAGGGAGCACGACGTGCTTTTCGCCGCCATCCGCTCGGGCAATCCCATCAACAACGGCGATTACATGGTCCCCAGCACAATGGTTACGGTCATGGGGCAAATTTCCTGCTACACGGGCAAGGAGGTGACGTGGGAGCAGATCAATCAATCGGACTTCTACTACCCGCCTCGGCCGGAGGACTGTCGTGACGATATGGGCCCGCCCAGCAAGGCCGGTCCCGATGGCAGCTATCCGGTGCCCAAGCCGGGTTTCACACAGATGATATGATTCATATGGGTGTCAGGCGGGCTTGACGCCTGTCTGATGCGATGATCCTCTTCCAAACGCTCTTAAGGAGACGAAGGTGAACAGCAGCAACAGGCAAAGGCGTATCGGTGCACTGGCGGTCTGCATTGTGGCAGTGCTGGTCGGCAGCGTCGCGGCTTCGCAGGAGAAGCTCCCGAAGAAGTACACCGAGACCATTACGACCAAGACGGGGACCGAACTGTCGCTGGAGATGGTCCTGATTCCAGGCGGTACGTTCCTGATGGGCAGTCCGGCGAGCGAGCCCGGCCGCAAGGACGACGAGGGACCGCAGCGCAAGGTTGCTCTCGATCCGTTCTATCTGTGCACGACGGAGACCACGCTCGAGTTGTTCATGGCCTATTATCAGGAGACGGGTACGGCCAAGAAGGACTTCGTCGACGTTCAGGAAGCCCAGAAGAACGCCGAGACCCCGGTCGCCGGCGCCGATACCATCACCGGTCCGACGCCGGTTTACGGCGATATGACGATGGGCTACAGCGTCAAACACCCGGCGATGGGCTTGACCTGGCACAATGCCATGACCTTCTGCCAGTGGCTCTCGCAGAAGACCGGCAAACAGTACCGTCTGCCGACGGAGGCCGAATGGGAATACGCCGCCCGGGCCGGAACAACGTATGTCTTCGGCTTCGGAGACGACCCCGAGAAGCTGGGCGACTACGCCTGGTATGAAGACAACGCCGATTTCGGACCCAGTGCAGTGGCCACCAAGAAGCCCAATGCCTGGGGGCTCTATGACATGCTGGGCAACGTGTGCGAGTGGGTGCACGATTTCTACCAGCCCAATGGCTATGTGGGCGCCGCTGTGAAGAACCCGAAGGGGCCGGAGGAGGGCACGGTGCACGTCGCACGCGGGGGATACTATGAAAACTCTGCCGAGGAGTTGCGTTGTGCGGCCCGGGCGTTCGAGGAGCCGTGGTGGCGGATGAACGACCCGCAGATCCCCAAGAGCCGGTGGTGGTTGCCCCAGATCGATTTCGTCGGCTTCCGCGTTGCCTGCTCGGTGCCGAAGGACTGAAGACCATGACGTATCGAGTGGGATGGATTCCACTGTCGCTTCTGTTGTTGGCGAGCGGGTGTGCCTCGCTTGGGTCGAAGGCGGTCGAGCAGTGGTCGCCGCAGGAGGCCAATGCGTGGTACGCCGAGATGCCCTGGCTGGTGGGCTGCAACTTCTCGCCCAGCACCGCCGTCAACCAGCTTGAGATGTGGCAGCGGGAGACGTTCGACCCGGCTACCATCGACAGAGAGCTGGCCTGGGCCTCGAAGCTCGGCTTCAACAGCGTTCGCGTCTACCTTCACCATCTGCTCTGGGAGCAGCACGCCCGGGGTCTGCTCCATCGCATGGAGCGGTTCCTCGACATCGCCGACCGGCATGGGATCGGCGTGATGTTCGT is a window encoding:
- a CDS encoding Gfo/Idh/MocA family oxidoreductase: MMARSNESDRSLGTTRRDFLKASTALTSAAVAGTLGARVFAGGSDVLRVGMVGCGGRCAGAAAEALTADPGARLVAMCDVFMDRVKDKRRILKEQKGDQVMVDDDHCFVGFDGYKHVIESSDVVLIANAAKFHPLQAMTAVQAGKHVFVEKPHGIDPAGVKLMAAAAKLAKEKGLCFVSGLHSRYDTRYAETVQRIHDGAIGEVISIEENFLRGPYGIIDRKPGLTELQWQCSTQYHFRWLSGDDVPQSLVHNLDRSRWVLREENPTKCHGLGGRSSMTEPIYGDVFDHHSVIYEFASGVRIYAFCRTTTGCHNDSSSVVLGSKGKADITNYRIWGETNWRSTARCNPYQREHDVLFAAIRSGNPINNGDYMVPSTMVTVMGQISCYTGKEVTWEQINQSDFYYPPRPEDCRDDMGPPSKAGPDGSYPVPKPGFTQMI
- a CDS encoding formylglycine-generating enzyme family protein, giving the protein MNSSNRQRRIGALAVCIVAVLVGSVAASQEKLPKKYTETITTKTGTELSLEMVLIPGGTFLMGSPASEPGRKDDEGPQRKVALDPFYLCTTETTLELFMAYYQETGTAKKDFVDVQEAQKNAETPVAGADTITGPTPVYGDMTMGYSVKHPAMGLTWHNAMTFCQWLSQKTGKQYRLPTEAEWEYAARAGTTYVFGFGDDPEKLGDYAWYEDNADFGPSAVATKKPNAWGLYDMLGNVCEWVHDFYQPNGYVGAAVKNPKGPEEGTVHVARGGYYENSAEELRCAARAFEEPWWRMNDPQIPKSRWWLPQIDFVGFRVACSVPKD